Proteins from a single region of Ensifer adhaerens:
- the folD gene encoding bifunctional methylenetetrahydrofolate dehydrogenase/methenyltetrahydrofolate cyclohydrolase FolD — protein sequence MTTVIDGKKVAASVIETVKAATKALETDAGVRAGLAVVIVGDDPASHAYVSSKSKMAKECGFLSIQHTLPEATTQEELAALVAELNADPSIHGILVQLPLPKHLNSEPIIQSILPEKDVDGLHVVNAGKLATGDLDGGLVSCTPAGAMVFVRQTHGDDLSGLNAVVIGRSNLFGKPMSALLLAANATVTTAHSRTKDLAAVCRNADILVAAVGRPEMVKADWVKPGATVIDVGINRVPAPEKGEGKSKLVGDVAFAEAAEVASVITPVPGGVGPMTIAMLMANTVIAAHRKAGRKPPRF from the coding sequence GTGACGACTGTGATTGATGGCAAGAAAGTCGCCGCTTCGGTGATCGAGACCGTGAAGGCGGCGACCAAGGCGCTCGAGACGGATGCCGGTGTGCGCGCGGGTCTGGCCGTCGTGATCGTCGGCGACGATCCGGCAAGCCACGCCTATGTTTCCTCCAAGAGCAAGATGGCCAAGGAATGCGGCTTCCTGTCGATTCAGCATACGCTGCCTGAGGCAACGACGCAGGAAGAGCTCGCGGCGCTGGTTGCAGAACTCAATGCGGATCCCTCCATTCATGGCATCCTCGTGCAGCTGCCGCTGCCCAAGCACCTGAATTCCGAACCGATCATCCAGTCGATCCTGCCGGAAAAGGACGTCGACGGCCTTCATGTCGTCAACGCCGGCAAGCTGGCGACCGGCGATCTCGACGGCGGCCTCGTCTCCTGCACGCCGGCCGGCGCCATGGTCTTCGTGCGCCAGACCCATGGTGACGACCTCTCCGGCTTGAATGCCGTCGTCATCGGCCGTTCGAACCTGTTCGGCAAGCCGATGTCGGCGCTGCTTCTTGCTGCCAATGCGACCGTGACGACGGCGCATTCGCGCACCAAGGATCTGGCCGCCGTCTGCCGCAATGCCGATATCCTCGTTGCCGCCGTCGGCCGTCCGGAAATGGTGAAGGCGGATTGGGTGAAGCCCGGTGCGACCGTGATCGACGTCGGCATCAACCGCGTGCCGGCGCCGGAAAAGGGTGAGGGAAAATCCAAGCTGGTTGGCGACGTCGCCTTTGCCGAGGCCGCTGAGGTCGCAAGTGTGATCACTCCGGTTCCAGGCGGCGTCGGCCCGATGACCATCGCCATGCTGATGGCGAACACGGTGATTGCCGCTCATCGCAAGGCCGGCCGCAAGCCGCCGCGTTTCTGA
- a CDS encoding LacI family DNA-binding transcriptional regulator, translating to MAVNLKQLAELLGLSQTTVSRALNGYPEVNAETRQRVLQAVRETGYRPNRAAQRLATGRAFSIGMVMPIAPGIDSDVHFGEFLAGLAEEAVKHDFHFVLNPSAPEDEEVTFRRLAASGNVDALFLAYMRANDPRIAMLKSLSIPFVVHGRSIGESRDYPFLDIDNTSAFYDAARLLIQLGHQRIALINGPEYLSFSIRRKKGMLRALTEHGLTLDEALVEHSLMTDEHGYRSMQRFLQHAQPPTAVLCSSTVLALGAVRAINQAGLKIGDDISLIAHDDVLPMLKPENFSVPLTTTRSSLRAAGTRIATRLIGGILKRGDYPEQELWRAELIVRASTGPAPQK from the coding sequence ATGGCGGTCAATCTCAAGCAACTTGCGGAACTGCTCGGCCTGTCCCAGACGACAGTCAGCCGCGCATTGAACGGCTATCCGGAAGTCAACGCCGAGACCCGCCAGCGCGTGCTGCAGGCCGTGCGCGAGACCGGCTATCGGCCAAACCGCGCCGCCCAACGGCTGGCCACCGGCAGAGCCTTTTCCATCGGCATGGTCATGCCGATTGCGCCCGGCATCGATTCCGACGTGCATTTCGGCGAATTTCTCGCGGGCCTTGCGGAAGAGGCAGTCAAGCACGACTTCCATTTCGTGCTCAACCCGAGCGCGCCGGAAGACGAGGAAGTCACCTTCAGGCGGTTGGCGGCAAGCGGCAATGTCGATGCCCTCTTCCTTGCTTATATGCGCGCCAACGACCCGCGCATCGCCATGCTGAAATCTCTATCGATCCCATTCGTCGTGCATGGCCGATCGATCGGCGAAAGCCGGGACTACCCTTTCCTCGACATCGACAACACCAGTGCCTTCTACGATGCCGCGCGGCTGCTCATTCAGCTTGGGCACCAGCGGATCGCGCTGATCAATGGGCCGGAATACTTGAGCTTTTCCATCCGCCGCAAGAAGGGGATGCTGCGCGCGCTTACCGAACACGGCCTCACGCTCGACGAGGCGCTGGTCGAGCATTCGCTGATGACCGACGAGCACGGCTACCGCAGCATGCAGCGCTTCCTGCAGCACGCGCAGCCGCCGACCGCGGTGCTCTGCTCGAGTACGGTGCTGGCGCTCGGCGCGGTGCGAGCGATCAATCAGGCCGGTTTGAAGATCGGCGACGATATCTCGCTGATCGCGCACGACGACGTGCTGCCGATGCTGAAGCCTGAAAATTTCAGTGTACCTTTGACGACGACGCGCTCGTCGCTGAGGGCAGCCGGTACCCGCATCGCCACACGGCTGATCGGCGGCATCCTGAAACGTGGCGATTATCCGGAACAGGAACTCTGGCGGGCCGAACTCATCGTGCGCGCCTCGACCGGACCTGCCCCGCAAAAATGA
- a CDS encoding ABC transporter substrate-binding protein, which yields MKRSLLLGVAAFALFAGAAGAADLKFKPGEDSKFNWASFEEFKKGHDLKGQTLTIFGPWRGEDEALFKSVYAYFTEATGAEIKYSSSENYEQQIVIDTQAGSPSEISILPQPGLIADLASKGYLTPLGDDTQKWLLDNYAAGQSWVDLSTYKGKDGNAALYAFPYKIDVKSLVWYSPENFEDAGYEVPKTMEELKALTEKIAADGGKPWCIGLGSGGATGWPATDWVEDMMLRTQPADVYDKWVKNEIPFTDPAVVGAIDEFGWFAKNDKFVDGGAAAVASTDFRDSPKGLFASPPKCYLHHQASFIPSFFPEGTVIGEDADFFYMPPYESKKDLGNPVLGAGTLAMITKDTPAARAFIEFLKTPIAHEVWMAQTSFLTPYKSVNVDTYGNPPLKKQGEILLNATTFRFDGSDLMPGKIGAGAFWTGMVDFVGGKSSAEVADGVQKAWDAIK from the coding sequence GTGAAGAGATCATTGCTGTTGGGCGTGGCGGCTTTTGCCCTGTTCGCAGGTGCCGCCGGCGCCGCGGACCTCAAGTTCAAGCCGGGTGAGGATTCGAAGTTCAACTGGGCGAGCTTCGAGGAATTCAAGAAGGGTCACGACCTCAAGGGCCAGACGCTGACCATCTTCGGTCCGTGGCGCGGCGAGGACGAGGCTCTGTTCAAGAGCGTTTATGCCTATTTCACCGAAGCGACGGGCGCCGAGATCAAGTACTCGTCGTCGGAAAACTACGAACAGCAGATCGTCATCGACACGCAGGCCGGCAGCCCCTCCGAAATCTCGATCCTCCCGCAACCGGGTCTGATCGCCGATCTCGCCTCCAAGGGCTACCTGACGCCGCTCGGCGACGACACCCAGAAGTGGCTGCTCGACAACTACGCCGCTGGACAGTCCTGGGTCGACCTCTCGACCTACAAGGGCAAGGACGGCAATGCCGCGCTCTATGCCTTCCCCTATAAGATCGACGTGAAGTCGCTCGTCTGGTACTCGCCGGAAAACTTCGAGGACGCCGGCTACGAAGTGCCGAAGACCATGGAAGAGCTGAAGGCGCTGACCGAGAAGATCGCCGCTGACGGCGGCAAGCCCTGGTGCATCGGTCTCGGCTCGGGCGGTGCGACCGGCTGGCCGGCAACCGACTGGGTCGAAGACATGATGCTGCGCACCCAGCCGGCCGACGTCTATGACAAGTGGGTCAAGAACGAGATTCCGTTCACCGACCCGGCTGTCGTGGGCGCAATTGACGAGTTCGGCTGGTTTGCCAAGAACGACAAATTCGTCGATGGCGGTGCAGCGGCCGTTGCTTCCACCGACTTCCGCGACAGCCCGAAGGGTCTGTTTGCCTCGCCGCCGAAGTGCTACCTGCACCACCAGGCGTCGTTCATTCCGTCCTTCTTCCCGGAGGGCACGGTGATCGGTGAGGACGCCGACTTCTTCTACATGCCGCCTTACGAGAGCAAGAAGGATCTCGGCAATCCGGTGCTCGGCGCCGGCACGCTGGCGATGATCACCAAGGACACGCCGGCAGCGCGTGCCTTCATCGAATTCTTGAAGACGCCGATCGCCCATGAAGTCTGGATGGCGCAGACGAGCTTCCTGACGCCCTACAAGAGCGTCAACGTCGACACCTATGGCAACCCGCCGCTGAAGAAGCAGGGCGAGATCCTCCTGAATGCCACCACCTTCCGCTTCGACGGTTCCGACCTGATGCCGGGCAAGATCGGTGCGGGTGCGTTCTGGACCGGCATGGTCGATTTCGTCGGCGGCAAGTCGTCGGCTGAAGTCGCCGATGGCGTTCAGAAGGCCTGGGACGCGATCAAGTAA
- a CDS encoding carbohydrate ABC transporter permease: protein MLFQLLKAAGFMLGGVIGCAAYFWGTSFILDLIFPSKGKSGAIASRNLRITNAIRPWLFLGPALLALTVYLIYPVFMSLWYSVHDRAGQSFVGVSNYVWMVNDGEFRQSIYNNFLWLLVVPALATFFGLVIAALTDRIWWGNIAKTLIFMPMAISFVGAAVIWKFIYDFRPEGAEQIGLLNGIVVAFGGDPQAWITLPFWNNFFLMAILVWIQTGFAMVILSAALRGIPEETIEAAVIDGANGWQIFFKIMVPQIWGTIAVVWTTITILVLKVFDIVLAMTNGQWQSQVLANLMFDWMFRGGGDFGRGAAIAVVIMVLVIPIMVWNIRNAAKEMKGH from the coding sequence ATGTTGTTTCAGCTTTTAAAGGCTGCAGGGTTCATGTTGGGCGGGGTCATCGGCTGCGCCGCCTATTTCTGGGGAACCAGTTTCATTCTCGACCTGATCTTTCCGTCGAAGGGAAAATCCGGTGCTATCGCCTCAAGAAACCTGCGTATCACCAATGCCATCCGTCCGTGGCTGTTCCTCGGACCGGCGCTCCTCGCACTCACAGTATACCTGATCTATCCCGTCTTCATGTCGCTCTGGTACAGCGTGCACGATCGCGCCGGCCAGAGCTTCGTCGGTGTCAGCAACTATGTCTGGATGGTCAATGACGGCGAATTCCGCCAGTCGATCTACAACAATTTCCTCTGGCTGCTGGTCGTTCCGGCGCTTGCAACCTTCTTCGGCCTGGTCATTGCCGCGCTCACCGATCGCATCTGGTGGGGCAATATCGCCAAGACCCTGATCTTCATGCCGATGGCAATTTCCTTCGTCGGCGCCGCGGTTATCTGGAAGTTCATTTACGACTTTCGCCCCGAGGGCGCGGAACAGATCGGTCTCCTGAATGGCATCGTCGTTGCTTTCGGTGGCGACCCACAGGCCTGGATCACGCTGCCCTTCTGGAACAACTTCTTCCTGATGGCGATCCTCGTCTGGATCCAGACCGGTTTCGCCATGGTCATCCTTTCGGCCGCGCTGCGCGGCATTCCCGAGGAGACGATCGAGGCCGCCGTCATCGACGGCGCCAATGGCTGGCAGATCTTCTTCAAGATCATGGTACCGCAGATCTGGGGCACGATCGCCGTCGTCTGGACGACCATCACCATCCTCGTCTTGAAGGTCTTCGATATCGTTCTCGCGATGACCAACGGTCAATGGCAGAGCCAGGTGCTCGCCAACCTCATGTTCGACTGGATGTTCCGCGGGGGCGGCGACTTCGGCCGAGGTGCGGCGATCGCCGTTGTCATCATGGTTCTCGTCATTCCGATCATGGTCTGGAACATCCGCAATGCGGCCAAGGAAATGAAGGGGCACTGA
- a CDS encoding carbohydrate ABC transporter permease: MNPATRSPLMWVVHFSVFLIVALWTLPTAGLLISSLRDKDQLAVSGWWTALSTSSQNIVARAPGPDTQVERDGKFVISGNLLEGQQGQISAFGFNSREPTAFKAGETAELNDGEKLTVQADGNFEIVSDKKMEGSRGQRVFVTASSPPRFTFDNYAEVLGAENIGRSFINSLTVAVPATIIPIMIAAFAAYALAWMPFPGRAILIAVVVGLLVVPLQMSLIPLLKLYNGVGAFFGVSAKTYVGIWLAHTGFGLPLAIYLLRNYMAGLPREIMESARVDGASDFDIFVKIILPLSFPALASFAIFQFLWTWNDLLVAIVFLGAGPDELVLTGRLVNLLGSRGGNWEILTASAFITIIVPLIVFFSLQRYLVRGLLAGSVKGG, from the coding sequence ATGAATCCTGCAACACGCTCCCCCCTCATGTGGGTTGTCCACTTCTCGGTCTTTTTGATCGTCGCGCTCTGGACGCTGCCGACTGCCGGCCTTCTGATCTCCTCGCTGCGCGACAAGGATCAGCTTGCCGTCTCCGGCTGGTGGACAGCCCTTTCGACCTCGTCGCAGAACATCGTCGCCCGGGCGCCCGGCCCGGATACCCAGGTCGAACGCGACGGCAAGTTCGTAATCTCGGGTAACCTGCTCGAAGGCCAGCAGGGCCAGATCTCCGCCTTCGGCTTCAACAGCCGCGAACCGACTGCGTTCAAGGCCGGCGAAACCGCCGAACTCAACGACGGCGAAAAGCTGACGGTCCAGGCGGATGGCAATTTCGAGATCGTCTCCGACAAGAAGATGGAAGGCTCGCGTGGCCAGCGCGTCTTCGTCACGGCCTCGTCGCCGCCGCGATTCACTTTCGACAATTATGCCGAGGTGCTCGGTGCCGAGAACATCGGCCGGTCCTTTATCAACTCGCTGACGGTTGCGGTACCGGCGACCATCATCCCGATCATGATCGCGGCCTTCGCTGCCTATGCGCTCGCCTGGATGCCGTTTCCGGGCCGGGCGATCCTGATTGCCGTCGTCGTCGGTCTTCTCGTCGTGCCGCTGCAGATGTCGCTGATCCCGCTTCTGAAGCTTTATAACGGCGTCGGAGCCTTCTTCGGCGTGTCGGCCAAGACCTATGTCGGCATCTGGCTCGCCCATACCGGTTTCGGCCTGCCGCTCGCGATCTACCTGCTTCGCAACTACATGGCCGGCCTGCCGCGCGAAATCATGGAATCTGCCCGCGTCGATGGCGCCAGCGATTTCGATATCTTCGTCAAGATCATCCTGCCGCTGTCCTTCCCGGCGCTCGCTTCCTTCGCGATCTTCCAGTTCCTATGGACCTGGAACGACCTGCTGGTGGCGATCGTGTTCCTGGGCGCAGGGCCGGACGAACTGGTTCTGACCGGCCGGCTCGTCAACCTGCTCGGCTCGCGCGGCGGCAACTGGGAGATCCTGACAGCCTCCGCCTTCATTACCATCATCGTTCCGCTGATCGTCTTCTTCAGCCTGCAGCGCTATCTCGTGCGCGGCCTGCTGGCGGGTTCGGTCAAGGGCGGCTGA
- a CDS encoding alpha-glucosidase family protein — protein sequence MTEMSTSTLQADRDWWRGAVIYQIYPRSYQDSNGDGIGDLKGIVSRLPHIAALGADAIWISPFFTSPMKDFGYDVSNYTDVDQIFGSLADFDAVIAEAHRLGIRVMIDLVLSHTSDQHPWFVESRSSRANAKADWYVWADSKPDGTPPNNWLSIFGGSAWAWDPTRLQYYLHNFLTSQPDLNLHNPEVQDALLGVERFWLERGVDGFRLDTINFYFHDKQLRDNPALAPERRNAQTAPAVNPYNYQEHLYDKNQPENLEFLKRFRAVMDEFPAIAAVGEVGDSQRGLEIAGEYTSGGDKMQMCYAFEFLAPEPPTPATVAEVLRNFEKAAPEGWACWAFSNHDVVRHVSRWGAGVADRDAHAKLLASLLMSLRGSVCIYQGEELALSEAELAYEDLKDPYGIQFWPDFKGRDGCRTPMVWDATAINGGFGGAKPWLPVPTEHLARAVSAQQGEDTSVLEHYRRFLHFRKAHPAFAKGEIEFLDTDGQVLAFVRSYGNEKLYCLFNMGGDPATATLPNEPVAALEGHGFAAEVKDRTVNLPAWGAYFARLV from the coding sequence ATGACCGAAATGAGCACTTCCACATTGCAGGCCGATCGGGACTGGTGGCGCGGCGCGGTGATCTATCAGATCTATCCGCGCTCCTACCAGGACTCGAATGGCGACGGTATCGGCGACCTCAAGGGCATCGTTTCCCGGTTGCCGCATATCGCCGCTCTCGGTGCCGATGCGATCTGGATTTCGCCGTTCTTCACCTCCCCAATGAAGGACTTCGGTTACGACGTCTCAAACTACACCGATGTCGATCAGATCTTTGGCAGCCTTGCCGATTTCGACGCCGTCATCGCCGAGGCGCACCGCCTCGGCATCCGGGTGATGATCGACCTCGTTCTGTCGCATACGTCAGACCAGCACCCCTGGTTCGTCGAAAGCCGCTCGAGCCGCGCCAACGCCAAGGCCGACTGGTACGTCTGGGCCGATTCCAAGCCCGATGGCACACCGCCCAACAACTGGCTGTCGATCTTCGGCGGCTCCGCCTGGGCGTGGGATCCGACGCGGCTTCAATATTACCTGCACAACTTCCTGACCTCGCAGCCGGATCTGAACCTCCACAATCCGGAAGTCCAGGATGCGCTGCTCGGCGTCGAGCGCTTCTGGCTGGAGCGCGGCGTCGACGGCTTCCGCCTCGACACCATCAATTTCTACTTCCACGACAAGCAACTGCGCGACAATCCGGCACTGGCGCCGGAACGGCGCAACGCCCAGACCGCGCCGGCGGTCAATCCGTACAACTATCAGGAACATCTCTACGACAAGAACCAGCCGGAAAACCTCGAATTCCTGAAGCGCTTCCGCGCCGTCATGGACGAGTTTCCGGCGATCGCCGCCGTCGGCGAAGTCGGCGACAGCCAGCGCGGTCTGGAGATCGCCGGCGAATACACCTCCGGCGGCGACAAGATGCAGATGTGCTACGCCTTCGAATTCCTGGCGCCGGAACCGCCGACACCGGCGACCGTCGCCGAGGTTCTCCGGAACTTCGAGAAGGCGGCACCTGAAGGCTGGGCCTGCTGGGCCTTTTCCAACCATGACGTCGTGCGCCATGTCAGTCGCTGGGGCGCAGGCGTTGCCGATCGCGATGCGCACGCCAAGCTGCTTGCAAGCCTGCTGATGTCGCTGCGTGGTTCGGTCTGCATCTATCAGGGCGAGGAACTGGCGCTGTCAGAAGCCGAGCTTGCCTATGAGGACCTGAAGGATCCCTATGGCATCCAGTTCTGGCCCGATTTCAAGGGCCGCGATGGCTGCCGCACGCCGATGGTCTGGGACGCTACCGCGATCAATGGCGGCTTCGGTGGTGCGAAGCCCTGGCTTCCGGTGCCGACCGAACATCTGGCACGCGCCGTATCGGCGCAGCAGGGTGAGGACACATCCGTCCTCGAGCACTACCGCCGCTTCTTGCATTTCCGTAAGGCCCATCCGGCCTTCGCCAAGGGCGAGATCGAGTTCCTGGATACGGATGGACAGGTGCTCGCCTTCGTGCGCAGCTATGGCAACGAGAAGCTCTACTGCCTGTTCAATATGGGTGGCGACCCAGCGACAGCCACGCTGCCGAACGAACCGGTTGCCGCACTTGAAGGGCACGGCTTTGCGGCCGAAGTGAAGGATAGAACGGTCAACCTGCCAGCCTGGGGCGCGTACTTCGCCCGGTTGGTGTGA
- a CDS encoding ABC transporter ATP-binding protein → MTGLLLKDIRKSYGAVDVIHGINLDIKQGEFIVFVGPSGCGKSTLLRMIAGLEEITGGDMFIDGERVNTVPPSKRGIAMVFQSYALYPHMTVYDNMAFGMRIAKESKEEIDRRVRNAADILQLTKYLDRLPKALSGGQRQRVAIGRAICRDPKVFLFDEPLSNLDAALRVATRIEIAKLSEQMSDTTMIYVTHDQVEAMTLADRIVVLSQGHIEQVGAPLELYERPANLFVARFIGSPAMNIIPSSVTATGAQTTVKLTGGKSVTLDIPTDSSQNGKTASFGVRPEDLQVTTTDDFLFEGTISIVEALGEVTLLYIEGLVDKEPIIAKIPGILPVHRGDKVRFTADKAKLHLFDADGRSYRR, encoded by the coding sequence ATGACAGGTCTGCTGCTTAAAGATATCCGCAAGTCCTATGGCGCGGTCGATGTCATTCACGGCATCAATCTCGACATCAAGCAGGGCGAGTTCATCGTCTTCGTCGGCCCTTCCGGCTGCGGAAAGTCGACGCTGCTGCGCATGATCGCGGGCCTCGAAGAGATCACCGGCGGTGACATGTTCATCGATGGCGAGCGGGTCAACACCGTGCCGCCGTCGAAGCGCGGCATCGCCATGGTATTCCAGTCCTATGCGCTCTACCCGCACATGACGGTCTACGACAACATGGCCTTCGGCATGCGGATCGCCAAGGAGTCAAAGGAGGAGATCGATCGCCGGGTGCGCAACGCCGCCGATATCCTTCAACTCACCAAGTATCTCGATCGCCTGCCAAAGGCACTGTCGGGCGGGCAGCGTCAGCGCGTCGCGATCGGCCGCGCAATCTGCCGTGACCCCAAGGTCTTCCTGTTCGACGAGCCGCTGTCGAACCTCGACGCGGCCCTTCGCGTCGCCACCCGCATCGAGATCGCCAAGCTCAGCGAGCAGATGTCGGACACGACGATGATCTACGTCACCCACGACCAGGTGGAGGCGATGACGCTCGCCGACCGCATCGTCGTGCTGTCGCAGGGCCATATCGAGCAGGTGGGTGCGCCGCTGGAACTGTACGAGCGGCCGGCCAATCTCTTCGTCGCGCGCTTCATCGGCTCGCCGGCGATGAACATCATTCCCTCGAGTGTTACCGCCACCGGCGCGCAAACCACGGTGAAGCTGACCGGCGGCAAGAGCGTGACGCTGGATATCCCGACGGACTCGTCGCAGAACGGCAAGACGGCGAGCTTCGGTGTTCGGCCGGAGGACCTGCAGGTCACGACCACCGACGACTTCTTGTTCGAGGGCACCATCTCGATCGTCGAAGCGCTCGGTGAAGTGACGCTGCTTTATATTGAGGGCCTCGTCGACAAGGAACCGATCATCGCCAAGATCCCCGGCATCCTGCCGGTTCATCGCGGCGACAAGGTGCGCTTCACCGCCGACAAGGCCAAGCTGCATCTCTTCGATGCCGACGGTCGCAGCTATCGTCGCTGA
- a CDS encoding GFA family protein — MQRPYRLSCHCGDICFEVDEDLTGLVDCNCSTCRRSGFLHWKVDAANVKLLTEKRRLSSYIWRGLNEGHQFCPTCGTPVLRSGYPDNKISVNARCIENIDVFTLEIERYDGRNDMFPGPLP, encoded by the coding sequence ATGCAGCGACCCTATCGGCTTTCCTGCCACTGTGGCGACATCTGCTTTGAGGTCGATGAGGACTTGACCGGCCTCGTCGACTGCAATTGCTCGACCTGTCGGCGCTCCGGCTTCCTGCACTGGAAGGTCGACGCAGCCAACGTAAAGCTGCTCACCGAGAAGCGCCGCCTGTCGAGCTATATCTGGCGCGGGCTCAACGAAGGCCACCAGTTCTGTCCGACCTGCGGCACGCCGGTGCTGCGCAGCGGCTATCCGGACAACAAGATTTCGGTCAACGCGCGCTGCATCGAGAACATCGACGTCTTCACGCTCGAAATCGAACGCTACGACGGGCGCAACGACATGTTCCCTGGTCCGCTGCCGTAA
- the edd gene encoding phosphogluconate dehydratase has product MSADSRIAAITARIVERSKPHREPYLDRVRRAASSGPHRSVLGCGNLAHGFAVCSPAEKVALAGDRVANLGIITSYNDMLSAHQPFETYPAMIREAAREAGGVAQVAGGVPAMCDGVTQGQPGMELSLFSRDLIAMAAGVGLSHNMFDSTVYLGVCDKIVPGLVIAALTFGHLPAIFVPAGPMTSGLPNDEKARVRQLFAEGKVGRDELLEAESKSYHGPGTCTFYGTANSNQMLMEIMGFHLPGASFINPGTPLRDALTKEAAKRALAITAMGNEFTPAGEMIDERSIVNGVVGLHATGGSTNHTMHLVAMARAAGIVLTWQDISELSDIVPLLARVYPNGLADVNHFHAAGGMGFLISQLLRGGLLHDDVRTVVGQGLDAYKIDVRLGANGNVERVPTPKVSADPKVLATMEQPFQHTGGLKMLTGNLGKAVIKISAVKPDRHVIEAPAKIFHDQAELNAAFKAGKLEGDFVAVVRFQGPKANGMPELHKLTTVLGILQDRGQRVAILTDGRMSGASGKVPAAIHVTPEAKDGGPIARIQEGDIVRIDAVAGTIEVLVEDIALKTRVPAHADLSDNEFGMGRELFAPFRAIAGAADHGASVLFH; this is encoded by the coding sequence ATGTCCGCCGATTCCCGCATTGCCGCGATCACCGCTCGCATCGTCGAGCGCTCGAAACCGCACCGCGAACCCTATCTTGACCGCGTCCGCCGGGCGGCATCGAGCGGTCCGCATCGCAGCGTGCTCGGCTGCGGTAACCTCGCGCATGGATTTGCCGTCTGTTCCCCCGCCGAGAAGGTGGCGCTCGCGGGTGACCGCGTGGCCAATCTCGGTATCATCACCTCCTACAACGACATGCTCTCGGCACACCAACCGTTCGAGACCTATCCGGCGATGATCCGCGAGGCCGCACGCGAAGCAGGCGGCGTGGCGCAGGTGGCTGGCGGCGTTCCGGCCATGTGCGACGGCGTCACTCAGGGGCAGCCAGGCATGGAGTTGTCGCTCTTCTCACGCGACCTGATCGCCATGGCAGCCGGCGTCGGCCTGTCGCACAACATGTTCGACTCCACCGTCTATCTCGGAGTCTGCGACAAGATCGTGCCGGGCCTCGTCATCGCGGCGCTCACCTTCGGCCATCTGCCGGCGATCTTCGTGCCCGCCGGGCCGATGACGTCGGGGCTGCCGAACGACGAGAAGGCGCGGGTTCGCCAGCTCTTTGCAGAAGGCAAGGTCGGCCGCGACGAACTGCTCGAAGCGGAGTCCAAGTCCTATCACGGGCCGGGCACCTGCACCTTCTACGGCACCGCCAATTCCAACCAGATGCTGATGGAAATCATGGGCTTCCATCTGCCCGGCGCCTCCTTCATCAATCCAGGCACGCCGCTGCGCGATGCGCTGACCAAGGAAGCGGCCAAGCGGGCGCTGGCGATCACCGCCATGGGCAACGAGTTCACGCCGGCCGGCGAGATGATCGACGAGCGTTCGATCGTCAACGGCGTCGTCGGCCTGCATGCGACTGGTGGATCGACCAATCATACGATGCACCTGGTCGCCATGGCGCGCGCCGCGGGCATCGTGCTCACCTGGCAGGACATTTCCGAGCTTTCCGACATCGTGCCGCTGCTCGCGCGCGTCTATCCGAACGGGCTTGCCGATGTGAACCATTTCCACGCCGCCGGCGGCATGGGTTTCCTGATCAGTCAGCTGCTTCGGGGTGGTCTCCTGCATGACGATGTCCGCACGGTCGTCGGCCAGGGTCTCGATGCCTACAAGATCGACGTCCGGCTTGGCGCCAATGGCAACGTCGAACGTGTGCCGACGCCGAAGGTAAGTGCCGATCCGAAGGTGCTTGCCACCATGGAGCAGCCGTTCCAGCACACGGGCGGCCTGAAGATGCTGACCGGCAATCTCGGCAAGGCGGTCATCAAGATCTCCGCCGTCAAGCCGGACCGCCACGTCATCGAGGCGCCCGCCAAGATCTTCCACGACCAGGCCGAGCTCAATGCCGCCTTCAAGGCCGGCAAGCTCGAAGGCGATTTCGTCGCCGTCGTACGCTTCCAGGGCCCGAAGGCCAACGGCATGCCCGAACTGCACAAGCTGACCACCGTTCTCGGCATTCTGCAGGACCGCGGCCAGCGCGTTGCCATCCTGACGGACGGACGCATGTCGGGCGCGTCCGGCAAGGTACCGGCGGCAATCCACGTCACGCCGGAGGCCAAGGACGGCGGCCCGATCGCCCGCATTCAGGAAGGCGATATCGTCCGTATCGACGCCGTTGCCGGGACGATCGAGGTGCTGGTCGAGGATATTGCGCTGAAGACGCGGGTGCCGGCGCATGCCGACCTCTCGGACAACGAGTTCGGCATGGGGCGAGAGCTTTTCGCCCCATTCCGAGCGATTGCGGGCGCTGCTGATCACGGCGCTAGCGTTCTCTTCCATTAA